The proteins below come from a single Mesorhizobium loti genomic window:
- a CDS encoding 8-amino-7-oxononanoate synthase: MNGAPLARYEATLQGLARRDRLRTLAPRAGLDFSSNDYLGLAASRRLGEAVAAAIARGTPVGATGSRLLRGNAPEHEQLEADAAAFFGTERALFFGSGYIANFALLTALPQKGDLLVLDELAHASMHEGARAGRAEFKLVAHNDVDAAEDAITRWRAEGGMGRVWIAIESLYSMDGDRAPLKSLVALADRHEAFLVVDEAHATGVWGPDGRGLAAAFKGRDNIVALHTCGKALGASGALVTGPRTLCDYLINRCRPFIYATAPSPLMAVAVREALAMLSDEPMRRVQLQDRVAFGGRQLAERCGVKPSGSQIQPFAIYVGRTMVVAAELQARGFDIRGIRPPTVPEGTSRLRISLTLNVDEAAISAMVDALVEVLAQT, encoded by the coding sequence ATGAACGGGGCACCGCTTGCCCGCTACGAGGCAACCTTGCAGGGACTGGCGCGCAGGGACCGGTTGCGCACACTTGCGCCACGCGCCGGGCTCGACTTCTCGTCGAACGACTATCTCGGGCTGGCCGCCTCCAGGAGACTTGGCGAGGCGGTTGCGGCTGCCATTGCGCGGGGTACGCCGGTTGGCGCAACCGGGTCGCGGCTGTTGCGCGGCAACGCGCCGGAGCATGAGCAACTGGAGGCAGACGCGGCCGCGTTCTTCGGCACCGAACGCGCGCTGTTCTTTGGCAGCGGCTACATCGCCAACTTCGCCCTTCTGACCGCGCTGCCACAGAAGGGCGACCTGCTGGTCCTCGACGAACTCGCCCATGCCAGCATGCATGAGGGGGCGCGGGCCGGACGCGCCGAGTTCAAGCTGGTTGCGCACAACGACGTCGATGCTGCCGAGGACGCGATCACGCGCTGGCGCGCCGAAGGCGGCATGGGACGCGTCTGGATCGCGATCGAAAGCCTCTACAGCATGGATGGCGACCGCGCGCCGCTAAAAAGTCTTGTCGCGCTTGCCGATAGGCACGAGGCATTCCTTGTCGTCGACGAAGCGCATGCCACCGGTGTCTGGGGACCGGATGGCCGGGGGCTGGCCGCCGCATTCAAGGGCCGCGACAACATCGTCGCGCTCCACACATGCGGCAAGGCGCTCGGCGCGTCGGGCGCACTGGTCACCGGACCGCGAACGCTGTGCGACTATCTCATCAATCGGTGCCGGCCATTCATCTACGCCACCGCGCCATCGCCGCTGATGGCGGTGGCAGTGCGCGAAGCGCTCGCCATGCTGTCCGACGAGCCCATGCGCCGCGTTCAGCTGCAGGATCGCGTTGCCTTCGGCGGCCGTCAATTGGCCGAGCGCTGCGGCGTGAAGCCGAGCGGCTCGCAGATACAGCCCTTTGCCATCTATGTCGGGCGCACCATGGTGGTGGCGGCGGAACTGCAGGCCCGCGGCTTCGACATCCGCGGCATCCGCCCGCCGACCGTGCCAGAGGGCACATCGCGCCTGCGCATTTCGCTGACGCTCAACGTCGACGAAGCTGCCATCTCGGCCATGGTCGACGCGCTCGTTGAGGTGTTGGCCCAAACATGA
- the bioD gene encoding ATP-dependent dethiobiotin synthetase BioD, which yields MTQRIVITGTDTGIGKTVFAAGLAGLLDGFYWKPVQSGLDGETDSEVVARLAGLPEERVLPEAYRLKSPLSPHRSAEIDGVAIKAADLTFPVLPTPLVIEGAGGLMVPLNRRTRFIDIFAEWRLPVILCARTTLGTINHTLLSIEALRARSIPLAGIAFIGDEMADTQRTIVEMGGVPQLGRLPYLDPLTRETLRDAMIAGFAFASIAGGD from the coding sequence ATGACCCAACGCATCGTCATCACCGGAACCGACACCGGAATTGGCAAGACCGTGTTTGCGGCTGGCCTCGCCGGTTTGCTCGACGGTTTCTACTGGAAGCCGGTGCAATCGGGCCTCGACGGCGAGACCGACAGCGAGGTGGTTGCGCGGCTTGCCGGCTTGCCCGAGGAGCGCGTGCTGCCGGAAGCCTACCGCTTGAAGAGCCCGCTGTCGCCGCATCGTTCGGCCGAGATCGACGGCGTCGCGATCAAGGCTGCCGATCTTACTTTCCCCGTCCTGCCGACGCCGCTCGTCATCGAGGGCGCGGGCGGGCTGATGGTGCCGCTCAACCGGCGCACAAGGTTCATCGACATCTTCGCTGAGTGGCGGCTGCCAGTTATTTTGTGTGCCCGCACCACGCTCGGCACCATCAACCACACGCTGCTGTCGATCGAGGCCCTGCGCGCCCGCTCCATCCCGCTGGCCGGCATCGCTTTCATCGGCGATGAGATGGCCGATACGCAACGGACAATCGTGGAAATGGGCGGGGTGCCGCAGCTCGGCAGGCTGCCCTATCTCGATCCGCTGACGAGAGAAACGCTGCGAGACGCAATGATTGCCGGCTTCGCCTTCGCCTCGATTGCGGGAGGTGACTGA
- a CDS encoding adenosylmethionine--8-amino-7-oxononanoate transaminase, with amino-acid sequence MSQSHVWHPFTQHALEPAIPEIVMTEGAYLHKADGARILDAISSWWVVTHGHRHPRIMKAIETTASSLDQIIFAGFTHEPAERLAKALVGLAPAGLDWVFYSDSGSTCVEVALKMALGYFRNIGAPRSRIVVMEHSYHGDTIGTMSVGARGVFNAAYEALLFEVDTIPFPAAGREQETLDRFEAVCRDLRAAALIVEPLVLGAGGMLMYPASVLTELKKIAEASGTLLIADEVMTGWGRTGTMFACEQASISPDILCTSKGLTGGVIPLAATLATDAIFQAHYSEDRTKTFFHSSSYTANPIACAAAFANVEIWRDEPVAERIAALSAMQAAGLRRFLDNPFFTDSRATGTIVALDLRAGSAGYLAEIGPKLRAFFLDKGLLVRPLGNVLYLLPPYCITGDELERLYDAIEEAGERFGSRP; translated from the coding sequence ATGTCGCAGTCCCATGTCTGGCACCCCTTCACCCAGCATGCGCTCGAGCCGGCGATTCCTGAAATCGTCATGACCGAAGGCGCCTATCTCCACAAGGCCGACGGCGCGCGTATCCTGGACGCCATCTCCTCCTGGTGGGTCGTCACGCATGGCCACCGCCATCCGCGCATCATGAAGGCAATCGAGACAACCGCGTCGAGCCTCGACCAGATTATCTTTGCGGGCTTCACGCACGAGCCGGCAGAGCGCCTGGCCAAGGCGCTTGTCGGCCTCGCTCCCGCCGGACTCGATTGGGTGTTCTATTCCGACAGCGGCTCGACCTGCGTCGAGGTCGCGCTGAAGATGGCGCTTGGCTATTTCCGCAACATCGGCGCACCGCGCTCGCGCATCGTCGTCATGGAGCACAGCTATCATGGCGACACGATCGGCACGATGAGCGTCGGCGCCCGCGGTGTGTTCAACGCCGCCTATGAGGCTTTGCTATTCGAGGTCGACACCATCCCCTTCCCGGCCGCCGGGCGAGAGCAGGAGACGCTGGATCGGTTCGAGGCTGTCTGCCGCGACCTGCGCGCCGCCGCGCTGATCGTCGAGCCGCTGGTGCTTGGCGCCGGCGGCATGCTGATGTATCCGGCCTCGGTTCTGACCGAATTGAAGAAGATCGCCGAGGCCTCCGGCACGCTGTTGATCGCCGACGAAGTGATGACCGGCTGGGGGCGAACAGGAACCATGTTCGCCTGCGAGCAGGCGTCCATCTCTCCTGATATTTTGTGCACCTCGAAGGGCTTGACCGGCGGCGTGATCCCTCTGGCGGCCACGCTCGCCACCGATGCCATCTTCCAGGCTCACTATTCCGAGGACCGGACGAAGACGTTTTTCCACTCGAGCTCCTACACCGCCAATCCGATTGCCTGCGCGGCAGCATTTGCCAATGTCGAGATCTGGCGCGACGAGCCGGTGGCCGAGCGCATTGCGGCGTTGAGTGCGATGCAGGCCGCCGGGCTTCGACGCTTTCTCGACAACCCTTTCTTCACCGACAGCCGGGCGACCGGCACGATCGTGGCTCTCGACCTGCGCGCCGGCTCAGCCGGCTATCTGGCCGAGATCGGGCCGAAACTGCGCGCGTTCTTCCTCGACAAGGGTCTGCTTGTGCGCCCGCTCGGCAATGTCCTCTACCTTCTCCCACCCTATTGCATCACCGGCGACGAGCTCGAGCGACTCTATGACGCCATTGAGGAGGCGGGCGAACGCTTCGGTTCAAGGCCATGA
- a CDS encoding beta-ketoacyl-ACP synthase III, with product MSRSSRILGFGHHAPARRVENPEIENSLGLEPGWIERRTGIRSRFWANDEDTLSGLAAHAGDMALANAGIERSDIGLLLLATSTPDHLLPPSAPLVAHRLGLGRAGAVDLAGACAGFIYALMFADGFTRLHGKSTLVIAANILSRRINPAERASAVLFADAAGALVIGPCEDPDRGILGASVVSDGSRYGLIQIPAGGSNKPFHGDLDLEQTRMTITDGREVFAKAVEMMTACSRDALATAHMWARDIDRFVPHQANTRIFDAVGRNLGIADHAIVKTIAEYGNSSAATIPLSLSLANQAEPYRQGEKTLLAAAGAGLSGGALIVGT from the coding sequence ATGAGCAGATCGTCGCGCATTCTTGGGTTTGGCCATCATGCGCCGGCGCGCAGGGTCGAGAACCCGGAAATCGAGAACAGTCTCGGGCTCGAACCCGGGTGGATCGAGCGGCGGACCGGGATACGGTCACGCTTCTGGGCAAACGACGAAGACACGTTGTCGGGCCTTGCCGCGCATGCCGGCGACATGGCGTTGGCGAATGCCGGCATCGAGCGGAGCGACATCGGGCTGCTGTTGCTTGCCACCTCGACACCCGATCACCTCCTGCCGCCCAGCGCGCCGCTCGTAGCTCATCGTCTGGGTCTCGGCCGTGCAGGCGCGGTCGACCTCGCTGGTGCTTGCGCCGGCTTCATCTATGCGCTGATGTTCGCCGACGGGTTCACTCGCCTGCATGGCAAATCCACCCTTGTCATCGCCGCCAACATCCTCAGCCGTCGCATCAATCCCGCTGAGCGTGCCAGCGCCGTGCTGTTTGCCGATGCCGCCGGCGCCCTGGTGATCGGTCCTTGCGAGGACCCCGATCGCGGCATTCTCGGTGCCTCGGTGGTTTCCGATGGCTCGCGCTACGGGCTGATCCAGATTCCTGCTGGAGGAAGCAACAAGCCGTTCCACGGCGACCTCGACCTTGAGCAGACTCGAATGACGATCACCGACGGCCGTGAAGTGTTCGCCAAGGCGGTCGAGATGATGACTGCCTGCTCGCGCGACGCGCTAGCCACGGCGCATATGTGGGCGCGAGACATCGATCGGTTTGTACCGCATCAGGCCAACACCCGCATTTTCGATGCGGTCGGAAGGAATCTCGGCATCGCCGATCACGCGATCGTCAAGACGATCGCAGAATACGGCAACTCTTCCGCCGCGACGATCCCGCTGTCGCTGTCGCTGGCCAACCAAGCGGAGCCGTACCGGCAGGGCGAGAAGACCCTCCTGGCGGCAGCGGGTGCGGGTCTCAGCGGAGGCGCCCTCATCGTTGGAACTTAG